The genomic region CTCAGTCCCTGGAGGAGTATTTTCATCAGCTTTACTCTTTGGCTCTACTGCTTTCATGAGCACAAACTTATTGAAAGCAGGAAGTGCAGGAGCCGCGGGTGTTCCTGCCCCTGTGGAGAGCAGTGTCAGGCTCTCTGTGGCGCTGAGTGCGGTGGTGGAGGCCACTAGAGGCTTGCGTTCCACACCTCCTGGCATAGCCGCCTCCTCCTCAGCCTTCTCTGGTGGCACAGACATACCATAGGGCAGGCCGCTGCTGGTGATGACATAGTCTAGGTGCTCTGGCACTGGGTGAGGGTTCATCTGCACGTGTGGGTACTTCTCACGATGCCTGTGAAAATGCACTTTGAGGTTGCCACGGGTGGTAAAGCGGTTGCCACAGACATTACACTTATAGGGCCTCTCACCTGTGTGTGAACGCAGGTGGATCTGCAGGGCACTGTCACTGCCAAATACTTTGGCACAAAAGCGGCATTTGTGCCGTCCCCCGGGCTTCTCCAAGGGACCCATCACTTCCCCATAGCCTAGGTCACCACTTCCGTTCTTTGGCTTCAGGAGCCCTGGGGACGCAGTGGCCTCGAGGCCTCGGGCTGCCCCTAGACACTGTGCTGCCAGTAGTCCCGTGGTGCCTGGGAATGCCAGATGAGGTGATGCAATTAGCTGATCTGTActgccaggcagggctggggagggggcaggtgtgGGTTTGTGGCTTCGCCCAGCTCCTCCAGCAGAGAAAGGGTTCTGTGACCCCAGTGGATGGTAAAGGTGAAAGAAAGCCTGTTTGGGTGTTTCTGCCcctgaggaggtggtggtggaggaagaAGGTGCCACTGTCTTGCCAGCTTGGACAGGCTTGATGGGGTTGAAGAGGGGAAGCAGGGGCTTGGTGGAGGAGGCAGTCCCTGTCCCAGGTAATTCTGAGGGACTGGCAGGAGCACCCACTGTCTGGCCTAAGGAGCCAAGCAGTAGTACCTGCCTGCAGATTTGCTCAGTCATTTGCATCTGATGGATCTGGCGCTGCTGCAGCACCCGGAGCTCTTCCAATATCAGAGGGATGTTCAAGTGACCACTGCCTATACCTGGGggctgagggggaggaggaggtgggggtggtgcAGGGGTAGATTCAGGAGGTAATGGGGTTGCTCCCAGCTTGGGACTGGCCAAGATCAggcccccacctcccccagctgCAGTACCTGTGGCTGCGACCAGGAAATGCCCTGCagactcctctcctcttctctctgccccCCAGGTGGGATCTGTGGGAACCGAGGACCCAGAATCTAGGGGGTTGTTGTGCTCTGCTTCCATGACCTGGGGACTACTGTGACCCTCAGGCCGGGATTCAGAAGAGGTTGAAGAGTTGCTGGGGTTCTCCTGGCCCCCCATAATCACCATTACAGGAGGTTCGGTAGAACATGCATTCTGGTGAGCGAGGAATTCAGCTGGGTCAGTGAATTGTGCGCAGCACTTGGCACAGACTTGGGGGTGGTCTTCCTCGCTAGCATCAcctgaggagaagaggagagagcagcGTGGGTGGTGCTGTTGGAATGGGCATCCGGAGGCTCTAATTAACTACCAGCTCAGTAACAGCtcgttgggggtggggagatgagCTCACCAACAGGCCATGTAAAAGGCTAGAGCACAGTCCTGACCCTCCTGGACTGGAGAACCCCAGCATGGGGCTGGGGGGCACGCACAAGCTACTGCTTCCTCTGTCGTCCCCCCACTACCACCAACCCCGGGCCACCAGCGGGCGCAAGGAATAGGTGTAAGGACACGGAAGAGGGTCTATACAGAGAAACGTGCATTCGATCCCGTATACCACAaatctccccccgcccccaccgtgTCCCTTCCACCCCTACCTTTGCCCGGGCCGGGCCCTACTGCACCTCCAAGCTCCGCAGGCTCCCTGCAGGGCCCCCTGAGAAGAGAGCTTCTCCCGGCTTCGTGCGCCATGGTTGTAGGAAAGGTGGAGGGCCGGGTAGAGTGGGAGACAATGGGGATGGGattgggggaggtggaggtggccGCTGGGTCTGCGGCAGACTGCACCCAGCCGTCCAGACTGCAGAGATGGAGATCGGCGGAGGCAAGGGGGGCAGGGCGTCacggaggagggggaggggagtgaggctGCACggaggtgggaggagctggagcacgAAAGCTGGGAGAGGGGAGATGGGGGTGGAGCTGCTGGGAGGATAGTTGGTGGGGAGAAATTGCTAGGGAGGGAGGCGGGAACTGGTGGAAGAGCAGCGAGCCCGCCCGAGCCgaggtgcgtgtgtgtgtgtgggggggggggggggtgcgggggcTGGAACCCAGAGCCTAGGAGGGGTTCCGGAGGCTCAGTGACAGGTGCTGTGGGTGATGGTTGAGGTCCACCATTCCTTGCCCTCTGCCAGTACCCCCACCATCTCCAGATGTCGTTGCCcagcctgttcctcctcctcccagcaaGCTCAAGGGGGCACAGTGGGAAACACAACCCTGTTCAATAGAGCAAAGCGGTAGGCTTCTCCTGTTTTTCTTTGCATTAAAGGATCCGCTGAGCCTGGAAAACGTGGACTCCAGAGAGGGTGGTCTGATCTCAGAGGAGCCTCAGAGGCCAGAGCACAGGGGCAACTCAGAGCATCCACCCATCATCAACACACACTCCAAAACACCCCAAGTTTTGTCTTGCCTTCCTCACCTCCCTCCACAAAAGAAGTTTCTCGGGGTGGAAGGCTGCAAGGTCGAATTTCCAAGGAAGTCATTTCAGGACTCCTCTCTTCTAACACTTAGCCCTTTTacaccctgcccctcctcctgcagaATAATAGCTAAATGCTAGTTACTCTACAGATCACCCGTCCCACACATAACTTACAAAGTTCATGCTTATTTAAAAAGCCATTTCCTAAATGAGCCAGCTTCTCAACgcttttttttccttgttctctTGTATCACATACTGTCACTATTAAGGACAGTTTGGCTTGGGGAAATGCTAGCCTAGTAGAGGCCCACCTACTGCTAaccttgggggaggggagcttcTCCTGAAACAATGGGGAAAATGCCGCAGGGGCTACCAGGCAGCTTCTCAGTGTCTAAAGCCCCTTTAAGCTCCAACCTGGTTTGAACGCCTCGAAATTACTTAACACCTGCTCACTGCTCTAGGCCACCTCCTAGACATAAGTAGGGGTAAAATGCCCATCTGGATCAGTATACTGCATTCCCTTTCTACTTTAAAATGAATCTTAATGGATTTCCCACTTCCTAAAATGTATTGCACTTACAAGAGGTAAGTGGTTTtatcttttgtggtttgcctgggCACCAGTAAAACCCATGTTATTCTCATCCTAGTTCTAttcttgcctgactggtgatTTCAGGCATGGCGGTCAGTCACAACACACTATGCCACCATTTCCCTTTCTGTAAAGTGGTAATACTGTAGCTGTGCCTCGGAGAAGTCTTGTGGCTTTCTTGAGAAACTCTTAGCATGTATATATGGGACTTTAAATTTGAGAGTGAGTCCCAAATATTATGGATTAGAGAATTTACATTGTCAGTggcaaaacaattaaaataaattgaaatacacATATAATAAAGTTGGATGTTTGTCATGTTGCTTGTTAATCAGATTAATTTCTGAGGTAAAATGTTGGCTAATGTCATTGGTGTATGTCAAGAATGGGGAGACTTTTTTGGAAGGAGCTGAAACAACTAGTAGTAACATCCACTtaatttttcaacagaaattttgctatctttttaaatcgAAAACATTTTACTGAGTCATGTCAAAACTTTAGATAATCATAAAGATCGTAACATTTAAATGATGGCTGTGAAACGGATGAGCTAGCTAAGTGCTACTATGTCTGACCCCTCCAAGGATAGAGGGATAGAAGGGTCTATTGCAATTATGGCAAATCACAGCTTAGTgcaatattgtttatttttacacaCAAGGAAATTGAAGCTTGGAGAGATTAAGTGACTTTTCCAAGTCCGTACAGTGATTCCGTGAAGTTAGAATTCAGAATTTTGACTCCTGTCCAGTGCTTTGTGAAGCAAATCAACATTGTGTGGCTTCCCTAATGCTAGAGAAAGGGCCCTGTGTGGCTCCTACCTGCTATTTGCTCTCTGGCCTCTGTAAGGGTGAGGGAATCAGGTGGAAGCTTTCTACTGAGCATTTGTTAATTAGCATTGAACTTTTGATATCAAGTTGCTGTTTTGTCAAGTCTTCTGACAAGAAAagaaatccttttcttttcatcttctccTGGGAAACACTGTCCCCTTTCTTGCTCTCTAATGAAACTTGCTTTCTGATGCGTAATTTGATCTGTACTCTTCTTTAAGGTAAATTTAGTCCCTGGTGAAAGGTGAGGGATCAACAGCCACCTGTAAGAGGAACCCTTTATTTCTCAGCACTTTGCACTCACTGCCTATCCCGAAAAGGGGGGCAGGATTCTTAGGCAGACACAAATGGAGTCATGAACACTGGCATAAACTAAGCTGGTAATGGTGTCGAAGATAGCAGATAAGGTGAGGCAAGCTATCCTGGGTCATATGCAAAATCTGGGATGGATGAAGTCCTAAGACCTGGACATgcttgtttaaatttaaaaagactgaaataacAAGGAAAAGGGAAACCTGGTTGCCCATCAAACTGCTgctttaggataaggagagaatgGCTggggaaaacaaagagaaaaaacaggTGGGAAGCACGCAGAGGGTGGTCTAGTTGAACAGTGGTCCTCAAACTGCACCACCCATTAGAATTTGTgggagagcttttaaaaattccaGTGGCCAGGCCACACACCAGACCAATTATTTCAGAATCCCTGAGGGTGGGATCCAGCCATTCCGTATGTTTGTAAAGCTCCTCAGGTGATTCCACTTTCCAGACAACGATGAGAACCACAGTAACTATCAGAGTACTGCCCTTCCCATCAAGCCTTCTGCTCTGCTCCTCACAAATCTCATCTGTGCTCAACCTGGCCAAAATGAGGACATAGGCAAAATGAACCGCTCACTGCTAACTCATCTTGTCAGGCACCTTCTCTACTACACTGCCCACAGCTATACTTTAGCTATCTTATATCCTGCTTCCGTAAACAAAATGTGATGATTTAAAGCGGACTGTGAGTTTAGCAACTGTATTGCCTTTTCCAATGTGCATCTTGAACCACATTTTTAATTGTAAGATGAAAGGCTCTTGTTCTACAAAGAATTTGAGAATTTTCCAGCCATTAAAGGGGAAAAACATACTATGTACGCACCTGCCTAAACTTACTGTTAATGTTGGACCAACACTGATTGGTAGTGTCCATAATTATGAATTGATTCTGTCACTGCTGCTATAGGCTATTTCCAAGGGATAGTGTCCCATCTCCTCTTCCTCACTCCTCTCTCCTAAATGCACACAGATACTCCTTTGCCATCCAGACCTACTAAATGCATCCATGGCCTAGCCAACACGGTGAATAAACAGCCACAGTGATTTGTAAATCTGGTGCTGTTTCCAGAAAAGAAATATCTCAGATCAAACATAAAATGgatatttttctgacattaaaagacTCAAAACTCGcatgacctctggtggtgcagtggataaagcattaacctggaactctgaggtcgccagttcaaaaccctggtttccctggtcaaggcacatatgagagttgatgcttcctgctcctcctccccttctctctctctcctctctaaaatgaatgaataaaatctaaaaaaaaaaatcttggaaaaaaaaagactcaaaactcCAGCATGGAATTCAGACCATTTTGGAGCTGAAAGGTTCTTTAAAGATCTGACTCGTTCATTGAGCTCCGTCATTGAGAAGGCCAGCTCTGAATCAAACAGACTTGAGTTAAAGTCTTAGTTCTAGCACTTTCCAATCTTTGTTACCTTGGGAGAGTTTCTTACTCTGTCTCAGGCTTGGATTTCTTTAAAGTGGAGGTACAGctataaaaggaatgaaattctgacacatgctacaacaagGATGAGCCTTGaaaatatgttaaatgaaataggctagacacaaaaggacaaatattatatgcTTCCATTATATAAGCTATTTAGTGTTGGTGAATTCATAAAGActaagtagaatggtggttgccaaggactggggtggggggtgaaggaaGCGGGGAGTTGTTTAATGGTATAGAggttcagttttgcaagatgaaagttgtggagatggatggtggtaatTGTTGTACAACACTGAATAAACTTAAGGCCActgaattttacacttaaaaatagttaacatGGTACattttgttacatatattttactgcagtaaaaaatgttttttaaaatggaggaaaaaacgAGGAAATACATAAAGGGCCTATGATAGTACTTGGCAAACAGTAAATACtccataaatattattattattatttttaaaatttttatttatttatttcagagacagagcgagagtcagagagagggatagacagagacagacagacaggaacggaaagagatgagaagcaccaatcatcagtttttcgttgcaacaccttagctgttcactgattgctttctcatatgtgccttgaccgtgggccttcagcagaccgagtaaccccttgctcgagtcagcgaccttgggtccaagctggtgagctttttgctcaaaccagatgagcccgcgctcaagctggcaacctcggggtctcgaacctgggtccttccgcatcccagtccgacgctctatccactgcgccaccgcctggtcaggccacaaataTTATTGAtgagtgttttttatttgtttgttttgagagagagagagagagataaagagagagataagaagggagagagatgagatgcatcaacttgtagttggggcactttagttgttcattgattgcttctcataagtgccttgattgggggggggggctccagctgagccagtgaccccttgctccagctagcgaccttgggtttcaagccagtgaccttggagctcaagccaatgaccatgagaTTCTATCAGTAATTTTAcgcttaagccggcaaccctgctctcaagtgggatgagcctgcactcaagtgggatgagcccacactcagggtttcgaacctgggacctcaacatcccatgtcaacactctatccactgctctaccactgatcagGCTTATTGATGAGTGTTATTAATTACAGGACAAAAGCAGAAGaggggacttgcccaaggtcacatagcttcAAAATCTAAGCTAGATTGAAAACCAGActttctgcttccttctccaATTCTCTGTCACATCATGCCTGAGTTACTTCTATCCACTCAGAAATCTCTTTTCGACCCAGGGGTACCTACAGCTGAAAGGCTTAAGCCTTAATAGCCTGAGACACGATGCTTTCTACCTCcagatataaagaaaacaaagcccTTAAAACTCTATTTTTGCGTTCTTCCCCTTTTGCTGCTCTTGAGGTCAGTCAGCTTCCATTTCTCCCTCTAGATCCATTTGGCTGTTGTCCTGGTTTCTCCCTTTCACTAAATATCTGGGTTTCTGATCATTTCCTTTATTTCCCAGATGTACTAGTTTGCATTTTTCCTACTCATGTTCCTTATGTTCTCTAATCCAAATTTCTAGACTCTGTAggggagagattttttttctctccagagttttttttctttttttcttattaattttaatggggtgacattgataaatcagggtatctCCAGAGTTTTTAAGTAAATAGATTATTTCCTTCTCATCACTTATGTGCAATAACTAATCTGTTAAGTTTTGGTGTTCTGGCCAAAGAAGCTGAGCAAAAACAGGCGGATCACAGGTTTTACAGACTGTTTTTTGGTGACGTCTTAGGTCACTGTAGAAATGAGGCTTTTAAAATGTGCTACAAAGGCTCAGTATTTGCTTGTCACATAGAGTCAACTTTGCTTAAAAGAAGGCAAAGATTCCTGAAAACCTCAGTGGCGCCCTAGCTTACTAAATAAATGTCTGCTGATGCTCATGACGATGTCCACAGCTTCACAGGTACACCAAGGGACGGACACACATAAGAGCCCCCAAATAAGAGCCTCCCCTGTCTAATTTTAGGGCAGGCAGAACAAGAAAATGTCTCTGAGGTAGAAGGAAAAGTCAGGATCCTGAAGATCACATAGCAAATAGAAACGCTATctgtagaaaagaaggaaataaagaaattttcataTAAGAGCAGAAAGGAATTTTAGATTTCATCAAATATAGCAACCACATCTCACAGATGAGATCACCCAGTAACACACCAGGTCATACAAGTAACCTAGGCTCTTTCACTTTTAGAAGAATGCTGATCAGAAAAGCTTTAAACTTTCTTAAGGTAGATCTTAAGAGGTTACTGCTACTTTTTCTTGCTCCTTACATTTATGTTTCTGAGTCATGGCTCGAAGGCACTATTTCAACTGAAATTTCTTGCTGACATTTGGTTCAAGCCTACACTGTTTTATGGGCATGGCTTTGAAGCAGCATCTCCATGTCCCCAAGGGTTCACAGCCCCAAGTGGGAGCTACAGCTCAAGGA from Saccopteryx leptura isolate mSacLep1 chromosome 6, mSacLep1_pri_phased_curated, whole genome shotgun sequence harbors:
- the SALL2 gene encoding sal-like protein 2 isoform X8, with product MAHEAGRSSLLRGPCREPAELGGAVGPGPGKGDASEEDHPQVCAKCCAQFTDPAEFLAHQNACSTEPPVMVIMGGQENPSNSSTSSESRPEGHSSPQVMEAEHNNPLDSGSSVPTDPTWGAERRGEESAGHFLVAATGTAAGGGGGLILASPKLGATPLPPESTPAPPPPPPPPQPPGIGSGHLNIPLILEELRVLQQRQIHQMQMTEQICRQVLLLGSLGQTVGAPASPSELPGTGTASSTKPLLPLFNPIKPVQAGKTVAPSSSTTTSSGAETPKQAFFHLYHPLGSQNPFSAGGAGRSHKPTPAPSPALPGSTDQLIASPHLAFPGTTGLLAAQCLGAARGLEATASPGLLKPKNGSGDLGYGEVMGPLEKPGGRHKCRFCAKVFGSDSALQIHLRSHTGERPYKCNVCGNRFTTRGNLKVHFHRHREKYPHVQMNPHPVPEHLDYVITSSGLPYGMSVPPEKAEEEAAMPGGVERKPLVASTTALSATESLTLLSTGAGTPAAPALPAFNKFVLMKAVEPKSKADENTPPGTEASTITGVTESGTATRMQLSKLVTSLPSWALLTNHFKSTGSFPFPYVLEPLGTSPSETSKLQQLVEKIDRQGAVAVASTASGATTTSAPAASSSASSGPNQCVICLRVLSCPRALRLHYGQHGGERPFKCKVCGRAFSTRGNLRAHFVGHKASPAARAQNSCPICQKKFTNAVSLQQHVRMHLGGQIPNGSTTLAEVGAAAQENGSEQSTVSGAGSFPQQPSQQPSPEEELSEEEEEEEEEEEDVTDEDSLAGRGSESGGRAFSSGLPSRSICCWLTTSLLRPREQCLSSLS
- the SALL2 gene encoding sal-like protein 2 isoform X7, with translation MAHEAGRSSLLRGPCREPAELGGAVGPGPGKGDASEEDHPQVCAKCCAQFTDPAEFLAHQNACSTEPPVMVIMGGQENPSNSSTSSESRPEGHSSPQVMEAEHNNPLDSGSSVPTDPTWGAERRGEESAGHFLVAATGTAAGGGGGLILASPKLGATPLPPESTPAPPPPPPPPQPPGIGSGHLNIPLILEELRVLQQRQIHQMQMTEQICRQVLLLGSLGQTVGAPASPSELPGTGTASSTKPLLPLFNPIKPVQAGKTVAPSSSTTTSSGAETPKQAFFHLYHPLGSQNPFSAGGAGRSHKPTPAPSPALPGSTDQLIASPHLAFPGTTGLLAAQCLGAARGLEATASPGLLKPKNGSGDLGYGEVMGPLEKPGGRHKCRFCAKVFGSDSALQIHLRSHTGERPYKCNVCGNRFTTRGNLKVHFHRHREKYPHVQMNPHPVPEHLDYVITSSGLPYGMSVPPEKAEEEAAMPGGVERKPLVASTTALSATESLTLLSTGAGTPAAPALPAFNKFVLMKAVEPKSKADENTPPGTEASTITGVTESGTATRMQLSKLVTSLPSWALLTNHFKSTGSFPFPYVLEPLGTSPSETSKLQQLVEKIDRQGAVAVASTASGATTTSAPAASSSASSGPNQCVICLRVLSCPRALRLHYGQHGGERPFKCKVCGRAFSTRGNLRAHFVGHKASPAARAQNSCPICQKKFTNAVSLQQHVRMHLGGQIPNGSTTLAEVGAAAQENGSEQSTVSGAGSFPQQPSQQPSPEEELSEEEEEEEEEEEDVTDEDSLAGRGSESGGRAFSSGLPSRSICCWLTTRYSPLPLMALRILLLFPWSQAVHPPSLPQGSPPFPEKMTLQSHELVSFVCVCVSAALRPRFQKLRALSVEGPPRFMSPYLSSSLSSYIICPKWFFSSP